DNA sequence from the Myxosarcina sp. GI1 genome:
CTTCGATATCTTTTCTCTGGCTGAGGGTGAGAATGCGGCTTTTGCCGTTTCTGGCTCTACTCTTTATTCTGTCGATCTCGAAACTGGTGCGGCGTATAATCTCGGTGCAATTGGTTCTGATGCCATGAATTTCCAGGGACTTGCCGTTGTTGCCGATACTTTTATTTAGTTAACTGTACGAAATAGCTACAAATAAACCATAAGGGCAAAAGATTTTTTGCCCTTACAAAAATCAATGTCGTAATTCTTTGCCAACTCTTACTGCACTTTTCAATTGGGTAGACCACATCGACCGAACTCAATAATTGGCTAACAGCTAATAGCTTAAAACCAGCTATTTATGAACGTAGTCCATGCAACTAAAAACTGCTGTAAAAGTCTATTGACCTAGCTGTAGTATTTTAGCGGTAACGCTCATACTCTCTTCATAAAGCACTTCTCTACCAGTACCTTGTAGTTGTTGACCGAGCTAGGTATGGTGTTGGTGTGGCTTTCCACCAGGGGAATTTAGATAAATCGGCAATCGCGAGCGAATCTTCGATATTTTTAATCTTGGTATCTTCTACTGAAGTACTCGAACTGAAAACCTAAAATTGACAGACTAGGGCTGTGTCAATTAATTAATGATGAGAAAATTATATCTCTGCGTCTTCGTGTCATCCTCAATTTATCTATTTAAAATTGGCAGGCTATTATAGCGTTTCTCAGAAAATCAGTATACTCAGAGCCAAAGCGATAAGATTTATTTAAAAGCTGAAGAGCGAAATGAGTAAAATTGCTGGTTACAACCTTATTGAAGTCCTCGACGAAAATGCCACTACTATCATTTATCGGGCTGCCAAAGTGTCAGAGACAACCTCGGTAATTATTAAAACACTCAAAACCGAGTATCCTTCAATAGAACAACTCGCTAAATTGAGACATGAGTATCAAATACTGCAGTCTCTGACGATAGAAGGTGTAGTCAAACCTCTGACTTTAGAAAGTTATCAGAATGGTTTGGCGTTAATTTTGTCAGACTTTGGGGGAGAACCACTGTATAGAGCGATCGCTACAGACAAGTTCGAGCTAAAAACTTTTTTGCCAATTGCTATTCAACTTTCTTCAATACTGGCTCGGCTCCATCACGACAACATCATTCATAAAGATATCAAACCCGCCAATATTCTCATCGATTCTCAAAAAAAACGCGTCGAGATTATTGACTTTAGTATTTCATCGCGTCTATCTAGAGAAAATAAAACTTTTAGCAATGCCAATCTGTTTGAAGGTTCCCTTGCTTATATGTCACCAGAACAAACTGGCAGGATGAATCGCTCGATTGACTATCGAACTGACTTCTACTCTTTAGGTGTCACCTTTTATGAAATGCTCACAGGTCGATTACCATTTACAGCTACAGACGCTCTGGAATTAATCCATTGTCATATCGCCAAATCACCCACACCACCTAGAGAATGCGACAGCCAAATTCCCCAGGCAGTATCAGATATCGTCATGAAGTTATTAGCCAAAACGGCTGAAGAAAGATATCAAAGTGCTTTGGGTCTAAAAGCCGACCTGGAAGCATGTTGGCAACAACTACAGGCAAAAGAAAAAATCGAATATTTTCAGATTGGACAGTTAGATTCATACAGTCAGGCGATCGCACCACAAAAGCTCTATGGACGAGAACCAGAAGTTGCTGACTTGATTAATGCCTTCGATCGCGTTTCTCACGGCGCGACCGAACTGTTTTTAGTGAGTGGCTATTCGGGAATTGGTAAAACTTCAGTTGTCAACGAAGTTCACAAACCTATAGCTCGCCAGCAAAGTTACTTTATTGCTGGTAAATTCGACCAATTCAAGCGTAATGTTCCCTATGCTGCTTTTATTCAGGCTTTTCAAGAGTTAACCGAGCAGTTGTTGACCCAAAAACCCGAAAAAATAGCAGTTTGGCAAACAAAACTTTTAGCAACACTCGGAGCAAACGGGCGAGTCATAACCGATGTTATTCCCAAAGTCGAACTTATTATTGGCTCTCAACCAGATATACCTCAATTGGGCGCGATCGAAAATCAAAATCGATTCAATCGTGTATTTCAGCAATTCATTCGTCTATTTTGTCAACCAGAACATCCACTGGTAGTGTTTTTGGATGATTTGCAGTGGGCAGATACGGCATCTCTCAAGCTAATTCAATTATTGCTCGGTTCAAAAAATCAATATTTATTAATTGTTGGCGCGTATCGGAACAACGAAGTTAGTGCGACTCATCCGTTGAGTTCGACCATAGAAGAAATTCAAAAATCTGGTGTCGCTCTCAACCAGATAGTTTTGCAACCTTTGCAGATTTCCGATGTCAATCAATTAGTCAGCGATACCCTACACGTCGATTTCCAAAAGTCTCTGCCCCTAGCTGAATTACTCTGGAATAAAACTCAGGGCAATCCTTTTTTCTTAACACAACTGCTCAAATCTCTTGCCAGAGAAAATTTATTAACATTCAACTTCGATCGAGGCTGCTGGCAGTGGCAGATCGGACAGCTTAAAGCTATTAACATTACTGATAACGTCGTTGAATTAATGGTCGAGCGAGTTCGACAACTGCCGCCAACAACTCAGGATGTTTTAAAATTGGCTGCCTGTATTGGAGATAAATTTACTCTCGACGTTCTCAGTGTCGTGCATCAAAAATCTCAAACCGAAACCGCTATAGATTTGTGGGAATCGTTGCAGGCAGGTTTGATTTTGCCCTTAGACGAAGCTTATAAAATTCCTTTAGTAATCGACCGCCAACCCAATAAAAAAGTTGCTGTTGCCTATAAATTTTTACACGACAGAGTTCAGCAGGCAGCCTATTCTTTAATTGTAGATTCACAAAAAAAGGCAACTCATCTCAAAATTGGTCGGTTGCTCTTGCAAAATACTTCTCCTGAAGAAAAAGAAGAAAAGATTTTTGCTTTGGTCAACCACTTAAACTACGCAAAAGCTCTCCTCTCCGATTTAGAAAAAATCGAGCTAGCCGAACTAAATTTTATCGCAGGCAAAAAGGCAAAAGCAGCTACGGCTTACGAACCCACGATTCGTTACCTGAAAATGGGTCTGGAGTTATTGCCAGACAGCTGCTGGCAGGATTGTTACCAACTAACTCTATCGCTCTATGAATTAGCGATAGAAGCAGCGTACCTCAACGGCAACTTCGAGCAAATGGAGCTATGGGCAATGGTTGTCTTAGAACAAGCTAAAACCTCCATCGACAAAATGAAAGTTTATGAAGTCAAAATACAAGCCTGCATGGCACAGGTCAAACAACTTGAAGCCGTCAAAATTGGGTTGGAAGGACTAAAGCTGCTGGGGATTAATTTACCAGAGTCGCCAAGTTTCTCAGAGATACAGCAGACGCTGGCGGTAACGGCTACACATTTAGCAGGGAAAGATATTGAATTTTTGCTCGAGCTACCAGTGATGACAGAGGTAGAAAAGCTAGCAGCCATGCAGATGCTGTTAAGTATGGGTTCTCCTACCTATCAAGCTGCACCGACACTATTTCCGTTAGTTATCTGTCAACAGGTAAATCTATCCCTTACTTATGGAAATTCACTTTTTTCTCCTTATGGCTATGCTTGTTACGGTGTCATTCTCAACGGCATTGTCGGAGATACTGAAGCAGCTTACAAATTCGGACAGTTGGCTTTAAACCTCGTAGAACGGTTTGAAGCTTCAGAACTGAAGACAAGTGTATTCTTCGTCACGGCAGCGTGTACGATGCATGGCAAAGTTCATGCCAGAGAAACTATACCACTGCTACAGGCTGGTTACTCTTTTGGACTAGAAAACGGACAACTTGAATATGGTGGCTATGCTGCCATGCAAAAATGTCAATATTCTTACTACATCGGCAGTGAATTACTCGGTCTTGATGCAGAAATGGCAACAGTTGGCGAAGTTTTGGCTCAACTCAAGCAAGAAAATGCCTGGAATTGGAATCAAATCTTTCGGCAGTCGGTGCTTAACCTGTTAGAACCTGGCGATCGCTATTCGCGTTTATTGGGTAAAGCCTTCGACGAAGAAAAGTCTTTATCGCTGCTGCTTGAAGCCAATGACCGAACTGGACTCCATTACTTTTATTTAAACAAACTCATCCTTAGCTGTTTGTTTGGTGAGGAACGACAAGCACTAGAAAATGCCGAGCGCGCCGAGCAGTATTTGGATGGAGTCCAAGCATTTTTGGCAGTGCCAATATTTTATTTTTACGATTCTCTAGCGCGACTGGCAATATATCCCTCGGAGACAGATTCACGACAAAAACATATTTTAAATAAAATAGCTAGCAATAGAGAAAAGCTGCAAAAATGGGCAGATTGCGCCCCGATAAATTTTCAGCATAAATGTGACTTAGTCGAGGCAGAGCGAGCCGTGGTTCTCGGACGAGAAGAACAGGCGATCGCCCTTTACGATCGCGCTATTGCTGGTGCTAAAGAGCAGGGCTACATTCAGGAAGAAGCGCTTTCTAATGAGCTGGCGGCAAAGTTTTGTTTCCAGCATGGCAAAGAGCAAGTCGCTCTAAACTATTTAACCGATGCCTACTACGGATATGTTCGCTGGGGAGCAATAGCAAAAGTCAAAGATTTAGAAGCTAAATATCCTCAAATTTTTACTCAGATATCGGAGCGTCGTAGCCAGGATTTAAAGAGCAATAGCTCGATTGGTACCAGTGCCACTAGTTCGGGTGAAATCGATCTAGCAGCAGTTATCGAAGCTTCCCAAGCTCTTTCTGGCGAAATAGTTTTGCAAAATTTGCTGGCTAAATTGATGGGGGTTGTCATCGCTAATGCTGGTGCCGAAACGGGATTTCTCATTTTAGAAACGGCAGGGGAATTATCGATCGAAGCTTCGGGCAGCGTAGATAAAGAGATAGACGTGCAGCAGTCTCACCCACTAGAATCCTTCCAACAGTTACCAACATCCGTTGTTAACTACGTACAGCAAACACACCAGAATGTTTTACTAAATGATGCTACACGTGAGGGAATTTTTACCCAGGATAGCTATATCCTCAACTATCGACCCAAATCAATTTTATGTATGCCAATTATTAATCAGGGTAAACTCGTTGGCATTCTTTATTTAGAGAATAATCTCACCGTTGGAGCATTTACAAAAGAACGAATAAAAGTTTTACAACTTCTCTCTTCTCAAGCTGCGATCTCCATCGAGAATGCCCGTCTTTATAACCAGCTAGAGACATACAATCGAACGCTAGAAACCGCGGTACAGCAGCGAACCTTAGAGTTGCAAGACAAAA
Encoded proteins:
- a CDS encoding hybrid sensor histidine kinase/response regulator; protein product: MSKIAGYNLIEVLDENATTIIYRAAKVSETTSVIIKTLKTEYPSIEQLAKLRHEYQILQSLTIEGVVKPLTLESYQNGLALILSDFGGEPLYRAIATDKFELKTFLPIAIQLSSILARLHHDNIIHKDIKPANILIDSQKKRVEIIDFSISSRLSRENKTFSNANLFEGSLAYMSPEQTGRMNRSIDYRTDFYSLGVTFYEMLTGRLPFTATDALELIHCHIAKSPTPPRECDSQIPQAVSDIVMKLLAKTAEERYQSALGLKADLEACWQQLQAKEKIEYFQIGQLDSYSQAIAPQKLYGREPEVADLINAFDRVSHGATELFLVSGYSGIGKTSVVNEVHKPIARQQSYFIAGKFDQFKRNVPYAAFIQAFQELTEQLLTQKPEKIAVWQTKLLATLGANGRVITDVIPKVELIIGSQPDIPQLGAIENQNRFNRVFQQFIRLFCQPEHPLVVFLDDLQWADTASLKLIQLLLGSKNQYLLIVGAYRNNEVSATHPLSSTIEEIQKSGVALNQIVLQPLQISDVNQLVSDTLHVDFQKSLPLAELLWNKTQGNPFFLTQLLKSLARENLLTFNFDRGCWQWQIGQLKAINITDNVVELMVERVRQLPPTTQDVLKLAACIGDKFTLDVLSVVHQKSQTETAIDLWESLQAGLILPLDEAYKIPLVIDRQPNKKVAVAYKFLHDRVQQAAYSLIVDSQKKATHLKIGRLLLQNTSPEEKEEKIFALVNHLNYAKALLSDLEKIELAELNFIAGKKAKAATAYEPTIRYLKMGLELLPDSCWQDCYQLTLSLYELAIEAAYLNGNFEQMELWAMVVLEQAKTSIDKMKVYEVKIQACMAQVKQLEAVKIGLEGLKLLGINLPESPSFSEIQQTLAVTATHLAGKDIEFLLELPVMTEVEKLAAMQMLLSMGSPTYQAAPTLFPLVICQQVNLSLTYGNSLFSPYGYACYGVILNGIVGDTEAAYKFGQLALNLVERFEASELKTSVFFVTAACTMHGKVHARETIPLLQAGYSFGLENGQLEYGGYAAMQKCQYSYYIGSELLGLDAEMATVGEVLAQLKQENAWNWNQIFRQSVLNLLEPGDRYSRLLGKAFDEEKSLSLLLEANDRTGLHYFYLNKLILSCLFGEERQALENAERAEQYLDGVQAFLAVPIFYFYDSLARLAIYPSETDSRQKHILNKIASNREKLQKWADCAPINFQHKCDLVEAERAVVLGREEQAIALYDRAIAGAKEQGYIQEEALSNELAAKFCFQHGKEQVALNYLTDAYYGYVRWGAIAKVKDLEAKYPQIFTQISERRSQDLKSNSSIGTSATSSGEIDLAAVIEASQALSGEIVLQNLLAKLMGVVIANAGAETGFLILETAGELSIEASGSVDKEIDVQQSHPLESFQQLPTSVVNYVQQTHQNVLLNDATREGIFTQDSYILNYRPKSILCMPIINQGKLVGILYLENNLTVGAFTKERIKVLQLLSSQAAISIENARLYNQLETYNRTLETAVQQRTLELQDKNLQLQQEIGDRQRAESAAEAASRAKSEFLANMSHELRTPLNGILGYAQIFQRETNLTEKQQKGVNVIYQCGTHLLTLINDILDISKIEARKMELYPQEFQLSAFLENIVEVCRIRAQQKDIYLNYQPFLNLPDLLYADEKRLRQVLINLLGNAIKFTDRGGVTFKVGTHHNKLRFEVRDTGTGIASEQIDAIFLPFQQAGAANLKTEGTGLGLAISRQIVQMMNSELQVKSVLGRGSVFWFELELPVVNRGKKPSEGQANRVVGFKGSKKKVLVVDDRCMNRAVLVNLLEPLGFEVVEAANGSEGLIKAREFQPDLIFMDLTMPKMDGFEATRRLRKLPEIAQVAIVAISASVFGFDRQQSLEVGCDDFLPKPFWEKDLLQKLEIHLSLEWIYEDGVKNKKPVKNRKNEQKEISVAVEPLLIPPAQEIATLLDLAMRGDLRGITARVNRLEKSDSQWVTFASHLRTLAKNFKGKQIREFLKQLQSDINEG